The Arthrobacter zhaoxinii sequence ACTGAATCCCGCCGACCAAAAACAACTGACCCGGCATCCGGTTCACCTGCGGCGCATCGCCGCCCTGTTCGCCCCGCACAAGGCGACGATCGCCGTCGTCGTTCTGCTGATCACCGCATCGTCGGTGGTCGGCCTCGCGCAGCCGTTCCTGGTCCGCGCCGTGATTGACGACGCGCTGCCGCACGGCAACACCCGCCTGCTGCTGTTCCTCACCGCGTCCATGGTGGGGGTGGCCGCGCTGACCGCCGCGATCGGCGTCGTCCAGACCTGGCTGGCCACCGGGATGGGCCAGCGCGTAATGCACACCCTGCGCGTCCGCCTATTCACCCACTTGCAGGCCCAGTCCCTCGGCTTCTTCACCCGCACCCGCGGCGGGGAGGTGCAGTCCCGGCTCACGCACGACATCTCCGGCATGCAGTCCGTGGTCACCACCACCGCCACCGGAGTCGCCTCGAACCTCACGACGGCGGTGGCCACCGCGGTCGCAATGGTGGCCCTCTCCCCCGGGCTCACCCTCATCTCACTGGTCGTCCTGCCGCCGGCCATCTGGCTTTCCCGCCGCGTGGCCATCATCCGCCGCGACGTCACCGACGAACGCCAGCGCGAACTCGCCGCTCTGCACACCCAGGTGGAGGAAGGCCTGTCCGTGTCGGGGGTGCGGCTGGCCAAAACGCTGGGCACAGTTCCACGTGACGCCGAACGGTTCCGCGCCCGCTCCGAGACCCTCGTGGGACTGGAGATGCGCAGCCAGCTCGCCGGCCGCTGGCGGATGGCCACCATGCAGATTGTCTTCGCAGCCATCCCGGCCGTCATTTACCTCGCCGCCGGGTTCCCGGCCACCAGCGGCGGCATGACCATCGGCACCCTGGTGGCTTTCACCGGACTGCAGGCCGGCATTTTCCGGCCGGTCATGGGCCTGCTGAACATCGGCGTGCAGTGGGTGACCGCGCTGGCATTCTTCAGCCGGATCTTCGAATACCTGGACCTCGAGCCGCAGATCCGGCCGTCCGCGCATCCGGTCCGGCTGGATCCGGGCGCGGTGCGCGGCGACGTGCGGTTTGAGGACGTGCACTTCGCGTACGACGACGGCACCGAAGTCCTGCACGGCATCGACCTGACGCTGCCCGCCGGGACGACCACCGCCGTCGTCGGCCCCACCGGCTCCGGCAAAAGCACCCTCGCGTCCCTGTTGCCGCGGCTCAACGACACAGGTTCCGGCAGCGTGAGCATCGACGGCGTGGATGTACGCGAACTGGCGCCGGAGGACCTGGCCCGGATTGTCGGCGTCGTCTCGCAGGAGACGTATCTGATCCATGCCTCCATCCGCGAGAACCTGCTGCTGGCCGATCCGGAGGCGAGCGATGAGCAGCTTTGGTCCGCCCTGGCCGCGGCACAGATGGCCGACACCGTCGGTGCCCTGCCCGAGGGCCTGGATACCCTGGTGGGTGCGCGCGGCCACCGCTTCTCCGGCGGCGAGCAGCAGCGCCTGGCCATTGCCCGCACCATCCTGCGCAATCCGCCGGTGCTGGTGCTGGACGAGGCCACTTCGGCGCTGGACAACACCACCGAGGCACAGGTGCAGCTCGCCCTGGAGCGGCTGTCGGCAGGCCGGACCACGCTCACCATCGCGCACCGGCTCTCCACCGTGGAGAACGCGGATCAGGTGGTGGTGCTCGACGCCGGCCGGGTTGTCGAGGCGGGCACGCCGGCGGAGCTGCGGGCGGCCGGGGGCGCGTTCGCCCGGCTTGCCGCGCACACCGCCCTGCTGGAGGAGGCCCTGCTGCCGACGGACGCCCCGGCCGGCCGCTAAGCCTGGCAGAGGCAGAAGGGGTGACCCGCCGGATCCAGGAACACGCGGAAGGTCCTTCCCAGCTGGTGCTCGTGCTTGGTTGCCCCAAGCGCGAGGACAGCGGCTTCCCCCTCGTCCAGATCGTCAACATCGACGTCGATGTGCATTTGCTGGGGAGCATCCTGGCCGGGCCAGACCGGAGGCGTGTAGTTCTTCACCCGCTGGAAAGCGAAGCGCTGGCCGGTGCCGTCGGAGATTTCGGTCCAGTCGCCGTCGTACCCGTCCAGGTTCACCTTCCAATCCAGGAGGGCGCCGTAGAAGGTGGCGAGTGCCTCGGGATCCGGGCAGTCAATAACTGTGCTGGGTACTCGTGCGATAGCCATGGCTGGAACCTTAGCCGGGCTTCAGCCAGCCTGCTAGCCGACACAGAGGCAGAACGGGTGGCCTGCCGGGTCCAGGAACACGCGGAAGGTCTCCCCCGGCTGGAACTCGTGCTTGGTCACGCCAAGGGCAAGGACCGCCGCTTCCCCCTCGGCCAGATCGTCCACGTCGACGTCGATATGCATCTGCTGGGGAACATCCTGGCCGGGCCAGACCGGCGGCGTGTAGTTTTCCACCTTCTGGAAGGCGAAGCGCTGGCCGGTGACACCGGTGATGTCCGCCCATCCGTTGTCGTCCACCGACACCTTCCAGTCCAGGAGGGCGCCGTAGAAGGTGGCGAGTGCCTCGGGGTCCGGGCAGTCGATGACAGTGTTGGGAACTCGTGCGATAGCCATGGCGGGAAGCTTAGGGCGCTGCGAGGCCGGCTGTCACGCGAAATTCTGCTGCCGACACGCAGGAACAAGGCTGCTCCAGGCTCCGGCAGAAGAAGCCGCCACCGTCTAGGCATGCTTCGCGGGAACGAAAAAACGTGCCGCCCTTCCGGAAGGAAGGACGGCACGTTCTTTGTTCTTCGGGAACGGGTGGAACTAGCTCCGGACCGGTTCCTCCACTTCTGAGTGCTGCTCGTCGACGTGCGGGTGGCGGCGTTCCAGGGAGGCGCCCTCGACGTCGACATCCGGCAGGATCTTGTCCAGCCACTTCGGCAGCCACCAGGCCTTGTCGCCGGCCAGGTGCATCAGGGCCGGGACCAGCAGCATCCGCACCACGAAGGCATCAACAAGGACACCGAAGGCCAGCGCGAAGCCGATCGGCCGGATCATCGTGCTGTGCGAGAAGATGAAGCCGCCGAACACGGACGCCATGATGATGGCCGCGGCGGCCACCACCGAGCGTCCCGCGCGGAAGCCCTGGGCGACGGCGAGGCGTGCCGGTGCGCCGTGGACGAAAGCCTCCCGCATGCCGGAGCCGAGGAAGAGCATGTAGTCCATGGCCAGGCCGAAGAGGATGCCCGCCAGGATGGTCGGCAGGAAGCTCAGGATCGGGCCGGGGGTTTCCACCCCGAAGATGCCGGACAGCCAGCCCCACTGGTAGATGGCCACCACGCCGCCGAGGGCGGCGAAGTAGGACAGGATGAAGCCGAGAGTGGCGATCACCGGAACGAAGATGGACCGGAACACCAGGATCAGGATCAGCAGGGACAGTCCCACCACCACGCCGAGGTAGAGCGGCAGGGCGGAGCCCAGCTTCTCGGAGATGTCGATGTTGCCGCTGGCAGAGCCGGCCACGCCGATCTCGTAGTCGCCGTTCTCGCCCTCAACCGGGGACATACCGCGCAGCGAGTTCACGAGTGTTTCGGTGGATTCGCTCGTGGGGCCTTCTTCCGGAATGACCTGGAAGGCAGCCACGCTCCGGTCTTCGGAGGTACCGATGGGGGCTACTGCCGCCACGTCGTCCTGCTCGAAGATGGCGGTGGCAATCTCGTTCTGGGCCACCAGCGCTTCCTCTTCGCTGGGCTCGCCGGGCAGCTCGGCCACGAGCAGCAGCGGACCGTTCTGTCCTTCACCGAACTTCTCGGAGACGGCCGCATAGGCCCGGTACTGGGTGGTGTCGTGCGATTCGGCGGAACCGTCGGGCAGGTTCAGCCGCAGGTCCATCGACGGCACGGCCAGCAGCAGCAGCGCGGCAATGGAGCCGACAACCGTCACCACGGCACGGACGGAGGACATGGGCTTGGCCGACGCGAGCTGCGGGCGGCCCTCCTTGGAGTCGGCGCCGGCGGGAGTGATGGCCGCGCGTTCCTTGCGGCTGAGGATGCGCATGCCCACGAGCTTCAGCAGTGCCGGGGTCAGCGTGACGGCAACCAGCACGGCGATGGCAACACAGGCCGCACCCACGGTGCCCATGAGGCCCAGGAACGGGATTCCCGTGACGTTGAGCGCCAGGAGTGCAATGAAGACGGTTGCACCGGCGAACACCACGGCGTTGCCCGAGGTGCCGTTGGCCAGCGCAATCGACTCCTGCAGGGAGAGGCCGGTCTTGAGCTGGCGACGGTGCCGGTTCACGATGAACAGGGCGTAGTCGATGCCCACGGCGAGGCCGAGCATCAGACCCAGCACCGGGGTTACGGAGGCCATTTCGACGACGCCGGAGAAGGCGAGGCCGCCCAGGGCACCGATGCCGACGCCGATCAGCGCGGTCAGCAGCGGCAGCCCGGCAGCGATCAGGGTGCCCAGCATGACGAACAGGACGACGCCGGCGATGACGAGGCCAACCACCTCGCCGATGCCGAAGAGGGCCGGAGTCGCAGCCGAGATTTCAGCGGAGAAATCCACCTTGACCCCGTCGATGGGCTCATCCTCGAAGAGGGCCACCACGGCATCCTTGGTTTCCTGCGTAATTTCCATCTGCGACTCAGTGAAGGTCACATTCAGGATCGCGGCGCTTCCGTCCTCGGAAACGGTGCGGATTTCCGTGGCCATGTCCAGCAGGGCTGCGCCCTGTTCGGCCTGCACGGCGCCGGCTTCCAGCTCTTCACTGCCAGCGTCCAGCTCCGCCCGCTTAGCATCCAGTTCGGCCTGCTGTGCGTCCAGTCCGGCCATCATTTCGGCGGGTGCGCCCGCCGCTTCGGCCTGTTCCCGCGCGGCGTCGAGCTGTGCCTGTCCGGCCTCCAGCTGGGCGCGGCCGTCCTCGATCTGGGTGCGGCCTGCCTCAACCTGCGCCAGGCCCGCCTGCAGTTCCTGCCCCTGCTTGGCCCGATCCGCCTCGGTGGCGAACGGATCGATGACGTTTTCCACGCCGTCAATCTCGCCGGCCTCGTTAACCCACTCGGAGATTTCCTGCTGCTGGGTATCGGTGAAGCGGGAGCCGTCCTCCGTCTGAACCATCACGGAGCCGGAGCCGCCCGATGCCTGCGGAAGTTTTTCCTGCAGCCGCTCGGTGACCTTGGTGGTGGGCGTATCGGGAATGGAGAACGCGGTGGTGAGGGTGCCGCTGAAGAGCGTGTAGGCCACACCGGCCACCACGAGCACAGCGAACCACGCCGCCAGGACGGTGCGCGCACGGCGTGCGGCCGCCGCACCAAGGCGGTAGAGGAATTCAGCCATTGAGAGTCTGTCCTTTAGAGGGATGGTTGGGGGAAACTGCGGAACTAGGGCAGGCTTGCCCGGCCGGTCCGGCGGCATGGCCGGTACGGACGGTGTCGAGAAGCTGGTCCAGCATCCGGGCCCAGCTTCGTCGGGACTGCGGAGTGTCAACGGCACCGGTGGCGCAGTGCCAGTGGTGGTACAGCACCCCCAGTCCGCTGGTGAGGGCGCCCACCAGCAGGTGCACGCTGAGCTTATCGGCCTCGGGGTGGCGGCTGAGCATCACGGCGGAGAGCCGTTCGCTGAGCTCGGTGAAGGCCCGCAGGGCCATGGGGTGTGCCGTCGCTGCCGGCCCCCCGTCTCCGAGCACGCGGTTCAGGTAGGCCATGGGTCCCACCAGGTCCGCGTTGCGGAAGGCCTCGGCAATTTCATCCAGCACGGCCGGGCCGTCGGACGCAGGGACGGCGGTCAGGCTTGCGACGGCGGAACTGAGCACGTCACTGCAGACCTCGGACACGATGTCATTGATGGAGCCGAAGTGGTTGAACACCGTGCGGCGGGAAACGTCGGCGCGCTGCGCCAACTCGTCCACAGTGAAGTCTGTGGTCTGGCGCTCGTCCATCAGCGCGGCCGCGGCAGCCACGATTTCCTGCCGGTGGCGGCTTTTGAGCGCTTTGCGGCGGTCTTCAACCGGGAGGGTGGTGGTCAGCACGTTCCTACACTACGTGCATCATTGCACTGGGTGCAAACGGTTGGCGGCAGGCGTTCCGTCAGTACCGGGCGCCCTCCGGCTGCGGTGCGTTATTGAGCATTGCCAGGTCCTCATCACTGAGCATCAGGTCTCCGGCAGCGACGTTTTCGCGCAGGTACTTCGGCGTCTTGGTGCCGGGAATCGGGATGACCCGGCGGCCCTGGGCCACTACCCAGGCCAGTGCCACCTGCGCCGGCGTCGCGCCCACCCGTTCGGCGACGTCGTGCACCCGCTGCACAATGGCCAGGTTCGCCTTGATGTTCTCCTGCTGGAAGCGCGGGAGCTTCCGGCGCATGTCATCAGCCGGCAGCTGGTCAAAAGAGGTGAACCGGCCGGTGAGGAACCCGCGGCCCAGCGGTGAGAAGGGCAGGAACGCCATGCCGTGCTCCTCGCAGTAGGGCACGACGTCGGACAGCCGGTCCCGGGTCCAGAGCGAGAGTTCGGACTGCACCGCCGTCACCGGATGCACCGACTGCGCCAGCTCAATCTGCTCCACACTCGCCTCGGACAGCCCGATGGCGCGGGCCTTGCCGTCCGTGACCGCCTGTGCCATCGCTCCCCAGGAATCCTCCAGCGGCACCTCCGGATCCACCCGGTGCAGGATGTACAGGTCCACGTGATCGGTGCCGAGCCGGCGCAGGCTCGCATCAATGGATGCACGGATGTGCTCGGGTCGGCCGTCCTTCTTCAGTCCGGGCATCGTCCCGGCGGCGGGAGCCTCGGTGCTGATCTCCAGCCCGACCTTGGTGGACAGCACCACCCGTTCCCGGTAGCCGTCCTTCAGTGCCCGGCCCACGAGTTCCTCGTTGGTGTAGGGGCCGTACACGTCCGCGGTGTCGATCAGGGTGCTTCCCAGCTCGACCGCTCCGCGGATGACCGAGACCGACGTTTCATTGTCGCGTTCGGTATCCATGTCGTAGGCGTAGCTCATGCCCATGCAGCCCAGCCCGATGACGCCGACCTCGGGCCCGTTGATTCCCAGATGTGTTGTACGCACGGCACTCTCCTTGCGTGGCGGAGCGGACAGGTTCAGGGTTTAACGCTTATCTCCAGCACACCGTCCCGGATACGGGTGGAAAAGGACGGCTGCGGGGCGGTCGCCGGCCCGTGCACCACTTCCCCCGACTCCACGGAGAACGTGCTGCCGTGCCAGGGGCAGACGATGCACAGCTCGTTCGCCACCTGCCGCAGCTCGCCGTCGTGGAGAGGGCCGCCGAGGTGGCTGCAGCTGTCCACCAGAACAGAGACCGCGCCGTCCGCGGCACCGTCGGTGCGCTTGAGCACCATCAGGTTCACCGGTCCGAGGCGGGCCGGCTGCGGAACTCCGGACGCGAATGCCCCCGCGGGTCCCAGCGAGTGCCAGCCCGCCGGGATCTGCTCGGGGAAGTCATCGTTGCGGTTGACCCCGGCGCCCTGCCGGTACGACAGGTGTCCGCCCAGGAAACCGCCCGCACCGGAGACTGCGAGGCCGGTGAAGGCCAGGACGCGGCCCAGGTCCGTGCGGCCCCTACCGCGCACCAGCCAGGAGGCGGAGTAGAGGCCGACGGCGAGCACGTTCGCAGCCTGGTGCACAATCCCGGTGCGCTGCTGTTCGGTATCCAGCTGCGAGAAGTCGACGGCGCCTGCGAGCGCGGTGGGACCCGCGGCAGCTACACCCACGCCCACCAGGGTCCGGGCGGCCCGCTCGTTGCCCGGCACCAGGTCCAGCACGGCTGCGGACACCCACGCACCCAGCGGCACCACAATCATCAGCGGATGAAGCGGGTGCCCCAGGGGCACTCCGTGCAGGATGTCTTTCACGGCAGGCCAGGGCACACCGGCCTTCACCGCCTTCGACACCCAACCGGCTGCGGGGTCCAGCCAGCCCGTGGTTTCCAGTTTGTCGGCAACGGTCACTAAGGGCAGTCGGCGCATGGCCTCTCCTCACGGAAATGATCACCTGATTGATCCTGCACAGGCTAGGTGCCGGCCCGTGCGGGCGCCACCGAAACCGCCGTACCGTCCGGTTTGGGCGGCACTGTTGCACGCCGGCCCGGGCCGGCGGCAGCGACCCGGGGCTAGAGCGCCTTGCCCGGGTTGAGGATGCCCAGCGGATCAAGGGCGGTGCGGATGGTATTCATGATCTCCAGGGACACCCCGCCCAGCTCCTCCTCCAGCCAGTCCCGCTTCAGCAGCCCGATCCCGTGCTCGCCGGTCAGGGTGCCGCCCAGCCGGTGCGCCAGATGGAACATCTCCCCCAGCGCCGCTTTGGCCGGACCGGTGGTCACGGAGTCCTCCGGATCCAGCACAATCATGGGGTGCAGGTTCCCGTCCGAGGCATGCGCGATCGTAAAAATACGGACCCCGGTACGTGCGGAAATCTCCTCAAGCCCGCTCACCACTTCCGCGAGCCGGCCCCGCGGTACGCCGATGTCGCCGATGGACACCCGCCCTAGCTTTTCCAGGGAGGGGATGGCCTCCCTGCGGGCGGTGATCAGGGCGGCGGCGTGCTCGTCGTCGACGGCCTTCTCGCAGCTGCCCAGCGTTGTCAGGACCTCCATCACCACGTCCTGTTCGAGGAACGCCCCGTACCCGTCCGTCTGCACCAGCAGGAACGCTCCGCCCTTCGACCGGTAATCGGTGCCCATCGCCATATCCACGGCTTCCAGTGTGGGCCCGTCCATCAGCTCCATCACGGAGGGCTGGATCCGGGCGGCAATGACGGCGGAGGCGGCCTGGGCGGCAGTAGTAACGTCCGGGAAGAACGCTGCCACCGTGGCAGTGTGCACCGGCATGGGGCGCAGCCGGAGGGTGGCTTCGACCACTACCCCGAGGGTTCCTTCCGAACCGATCATCAGGGCATTGAGGTCATAGCCGCTGACGCCCTTGATGGTCTCGCGGCCGGTGCGCAGTTCCCGGCCGTCCGCCAGGATCACGCGCAGGGCCAGCACTGATTCCCTGGTGACACCGTACTTGGCGCAGCGCATGCCGCCGGCGTTGGTGGCGATGTTGCCCCCGATGCTGCAGATGGCGGTGCTCGCCGGGTCCGGTGCGTAGAAGAGTCCGTATTCCGCCGCCGCCGCGTTGAGGTCGGCGTTCAGCACCCCGGGTTCCACCACAGCCAGCTGCTCCCGGGGGTCGATGCGCAGGATCCGGTTCATGCCCGAAACGTCGAGGACCAGTTCGCCGGCCCGGGAGGACGACGCCGCGGCGAGCCCGGTGCCGGCTCCCCGGGGAACCACGGGTATGCGGTGTTCGGTGGCCAGCTGGAGGGTGGCGACGACGTCGTCCGCGGTGCGGGCGAACACCACGCCGTCCGGCAGCGACTCCGGAACAAAGCCGGACCTGTCGGTACTCACCCGTTGCCGGTCCGCTTCCAGGAAGGAGACGGAGGGGAAGCCGCTCAGGACGGAACCGCCCGGGCCGAAGGTGACGCC is a genomic window containing:
- a CDS encoding TetR/AcrR family transcriptional regulator — its product is MLTTTLPVEDRRKALKSRHRQEIVAAAAALMDERQTTDFTVDELAQRADVSRRTVFNHFGSINDIVSEVCSDVLSSAVASLTAVPASDGPAVLDEIAEAFRNADLVGPMAYLNRVLGDGGPAATAHPMALRAFTELSERLSAVMLSRHPEADKLSVHLLVGALTSGLGVLYHHWHCATGAVDTPQSRRSWARMLDQLLDTVRTGHAAGPAGQACPSSAVSPNHPSKGQTLNG
- a CDS encoding VOC family protein, whose product is MAIARVPNTVIDCPDPEALATFYGALLDWKVSVDDNGWADITGVTGQRFAFQKVENYTPPVWPGQDVPQQMHIDVDVDDLAEGEAAVLALGVTKHEFQPGETFRVFLDPAGHPFCLCVG
- a CDS encoding aldo/keto reductase, with the translated sequence MRTTHLGINGPEVGVIGLGCMGMSYAYDMDTERDNETSVSVIRGAVELGSTLIDTADVYGPYTNEELVGRALKDGYRERVVLSTKVGLEISTEAPAAGTMPGLKKDGRPEHIRASIDASLRRLGTDHVDLYILHRVDPEVPLEDSWGAMAQAVTDGKARAIGLSEASVEQIELAQSVHPVTAVQSELSLWTRDRLSDVVPYCEEHGMAFLPFSPLGRGFLTGRFTSFDQLPADDMRRKLPRFQQENIKANLAIVQRVHDVAERVGATPAQVALAWVVAQGRRVIPIPGTKTPKYLRENVAAGDLMLSDEDLAMLNNAPQPEGARY
- a CDS encoding VOC family protein; the protein is MAIARVPSTVIDCPDPEALATFYGALLDWKVNLDGYDGDWTEISDGTGQRFAFQRVKNYTPPVWPGQDAPQQMHIDVDVDDLDEGEAAVLALGATKHEHQLGRTFRVFLDPAGHPFCLCQA
- a CDS encoding MMPL family transporter, producing MAEFLYRLGAAAARRARTVLAAWFAVLVVAGVAYTLFSGTLTTAFSIPDTPTTKVTERLQEKLPQASGGSGSVMVQTEDGSRFTDTQQQEISEWVNEAGEIDGVENVIDPFATEADRAKQGQELQAGLAQVEAGRTQIEDGRAQLEAGQAQLDAAREQAEAAGAPAEMMAGLDAQQAELDAKRAELDAGSEELEAGAVQAEQGAALLDMATEIRTVSEDGSAAILNVTFTESQMEITQETKDAVVALFEDEPIDGVKVDFSAEISAATPALFGIGEVVGLVIAGVVLFVMLGTLIAAGLPLLTALIGVGIGALGGLAFSGVVEMASVTPVLGLMLGLAVGIDYALFIVNRHRRQLKTGLSLQESIALANGTSGNAVVFAGATVFIALLALNVTGIPFLGLMGTVGAACVAIAVLVAVTLTPALLKLVGMRILSRKERAAITPAGADSKEGRPQLASAKPMSSVRAVVTVVGSIAALLLLAVPSMDLRLNLPDGSAESHDTTQYRAYAAVSEKFGEGQNGPLLLVAELPGEPSEEEALVAQNEIATAIFEQDDVAAVAPIGTSEDRSVAAFQVIPEEGPTSESTETLVNSLRGMSPVEGENGDYEIGVAGSASGNIDISEKLGSALPLYLGVVVGLSLLILILVFRSIFVPVIATLGFILSYFAALGGVVAIYQWGWLSGIFGVETPGPILSFLPTILAGILFGLAMDYMLFLGSGMREAFVHGAPARLAVAQGFRAGRSVVAAAAIIMASVFGGFIFSHSTMIRPIGFALAFGVLVDAFVVRMLLVPALMHLAGDKAWWLPKWLDKILPDVDVEGASLERRHPHVDEQHSEVEEPVRS
- a CDS encoding DUF2231 domain-containing protein, which produces MRRLPLVTVADKLETTGWLDPAAGWVSKAVKAGVPWPAVKDILHGVPLGHPLHPLMIVVPLGAWVSAAVLDLVPGNERAARTLVGVGVAAAGPTALAGAVDFSQLDTEQQRTGIVHQAANVLAVGLYSASWLVRGRGRTDLGRVLAFTGLAVSGAGGFLGGHLSYRQGAGVNRNDDFPEQIPAGWHSLGPAGAFASGVPQPARLGPVNLMVLKRTDGAADGAVSVLVDSCSHLGGPLHDGELRQVANELCIVCPWHGSTFSVESGEVVHGPATAPQPSFSTRIRDGVLEISVKP
- a CDS encoding ABC transporter ATP-binding protein yields the protein MAIPEAAPEGPGSGRGSGGGRGPAKLNPADQKQLTRHPVHLRRIAALFAPHKATIAVVVLLITASSVVGLAQPFLVRAVIDDALPHGNTRLLLFLTASMVGVAALTAAIGVVQTWLATGMGQRVMHTLRVRLFTHLQAQSLGFFTRTRGGEVQSRLTHDISGMQSVVTTTATGVASNLTTAVATAVAMVALSPGLTLISLVVLPPAIWLSRRVAIIRRDVTDERQRELAALHTQVEEGLSVSGVRLAKTLGTVPRDAERFRARSETLVGLEMRSQLAGRWRMATMQIVFAAIPAVIYLAAGFPATSGGMTIGTLVAFTGLQAGIFRPVMGLLNIGVQWVTALAFFSRIFEYLDLEPQIRPSAHPVRLDPGAVRGDVRFEDVHFAYDDGTEVLHGIDLTLPAGTTTAVVGPTGSGKSTLASLLPRLNDTGSGSVSIDGVDVRELAPEDLARIVGVVSQETYLIHASIRENLLLADPEASDEQLWSALAAAQMADTVGALPEGLDTLVGARGHRFSGGEQQRLAIARTILRNPPVLVLDEATSALDNTTEAQVQLALERLSAGRTTLTIAHRLSTVENADQVVVLDAGRVVEAGTPAELRAAGGAFARLAAHTALLEEALLPTDAPAGR
- a CDS encoding FAD-binding oxidoreductase — translated: MSTHSLDPVPVPVPAGVTFGPGGSVLSGFPSVSFLEADRQRVSTDRSGFVPESLPDGVVFARTADDVVATLQLATEHRIPVVPRGAGTGLAAASSSRAGELVLDVSGMNRILRIDPREQLAVVEPGVLNADLNAAAAEYGLFYAPDPASTAICSIGGNIATNAGGMRCAKYGVTRESVLALRVILADGRELRTGRETIKGVSGYDLNALMIGSEGTLGVVVEATLRLRPMPVHTATVAAFFPDVTTAAQAASAVIAARIQPSVMELMDGPTLEAVDMAMGTDYRSKGGAFLLVQTDGYGAFLEQDVVMEVLTTLGSCEKAVDDEHAAALITARREAIPSLEKLGRVSIGDIGVPRGRLAEVVSGLEEISARTGVRIFTIAHASDGNLHPMIVLDPEDSVTTGPAKAALGEMFHLAHRLGGTLTGEHGIGLLKRDWLEEELGGVSLEIMNTIRTALDPLGILNPGKAL